The following are encoded in a window of Solidesulfovibrio magneticus RS-1 genomic DNA:
- a CDS encoding 30S ribosomal protein S1, which produces MADKSPDTKEMPAEGEFAALMEASLAERGGEIHVGDRITGPVIAVTETTLVVDTGTKLDGVADKSEFLDDNGQLTVGEGDEVTLYVVSVRGDEVALSKALTGQGGAEALREAYENNIPVEGKVTAARKGGFDIEIVHRRAFCPVSQIDLAFTDNPEAHVGQTYQFAIITFERDGKNIVVSRRKLLEQARVESELRFMETVQPGDVVPAVISRLVAFGAFAEVAPGLEGLIHLSELSWSRAEKAEDAVTPGEAVTVKVLAFDRDKKGRPRISLSIKQAGADPWDSVGDQFNVGDKVEGKVVRLADFGAFVEIAPGIEGLIHVSEMSHVRRVAKPGDVVAAGDAVTVSIKDIDLSKRRIGLSLKEAAGDPWQGVAETFPIGATVTGTVENRQQFGIFVNLAPGVTGLLPASKLRDALEPQTYERLKIGDETTVIVSEIDTDKRKMTLSPVGGQKERENPDEWKRFVKKEKAAAPSGGLGLLGEKLQEAMSRKKK; this is translated from the coding sequence ATGGCAGACAAGTCGCCGGACACCAAGGAAATGCCGGCCGAGGGCGAATTCGCCGCGCTCATGGAGGCCTCTTTGGCCGAGCGCGGCGGTGAGATCCATGTTGGAGACCGCATCACCGGACCCGTTATCGCCGTCACCGAGACCACGCTTGTGGTCGACACCGGCACCAAACTCGACGGCGTGGCCGACAAGTCGGAATTTCTCGACGACAACGGCCAGCTCACGGTGGGCGAAGGCGACGAGGTCACCCTCTACGTCGTCTCGGTGCGGGGCGACGAAGTGGCCCTGTCCAAGGCCCTGACCGGCCAGGGCGGCGCCGAGGCGTTGCGTGAGGCCTACGAGAACAATATTCCGGTCGAGGGCAAGGTGACGGCGGCCCGCAAAGGCGGTTTCGACATCGAGATCGTCCACCGCCGGGCCTTCTGTCCGGTCAGCCAGATTGATCTGGCCTTTACCGACAATCCCGAAGCCCACGTGGGCCAGACCTACCAGTTCGCCATCATCACCTTCGAGCGTGACGGCAAGAACATCGTGGTGTCGCGCCGCAAACTCCTGGAGCAGGCCCGGGTCGAATCCGAGCTGCGCTTCATGGAGACGGTCCAGCCCGGCGATGTTGTGCCGGCCGTCATCAGCCGTCTGGTGGCCTTTGGCGCGTTTGCCGAGGTGGCTCCGGGGCTGGAAGGCCTCATCCACCTGTCCGAGCTGTCCTGGTCCCGGGCCGAGAAGGCCGAGGACGCCGTGACGCCGGGCGAAGCCGTCACCGTCAAGGTGCTGGCCTTTGACCGCGACAAGAAGGGCCGCCCGCGCATTTCGCTGTCCATCAAGCAGGCCGGGGCCGATCCCTGGGACAGCGTAGGCGACCAGTTCAATGTCGGCGACAAGGTCGAGGGTAAGGTAGTGCGGCTGGCCGACTTTGGCGCGTTCGTGGAAATCGCCCCGGGCATCGAGGGCCTTATCCACGTCAGCGAGATGAGCCATGTCCGCCGCGTGGCCAAGCCGGGCGACGTAGTTGCCGCCGGCGACGCCGTCACCGTGTCGATCAAGGACATCGACCTGTCCAAGCGCCGCATCGGCCTTAGCCTCAAGGAAGCCGCCGGCGACCCCTGGCAGGGCGTGGCCGAGACCTTCCCCATCGGGGCCACCGTCACCGGCACGGTGGAAAACCGCCAGCAGTTCGGCATCTTCGTCAATCTGGCCCCCGGCGTCACCGGACTTCTGCCGGCTTCCAAGCTGCGCGACGCCCTGGAACCCCAGACTTATGAACGCCTGAAAATCGGCGACGAGACCACGGTCATCGTCTCCGAGATCGATACCGACAAGCGCAAGATGACCCTGTCTCCGGTCGGCGGCCAGAAGGAACGGGAGAATCCCGACGAATGGAAGCGCTTCGTCAAGAAGGAAAAGGCGGCGGCCCCCAGCGGCGGCCTTGGGCTTCTGGGCGAAAAGCTCCAAGAGGCCATGTCCCGCAAGAAGAAGTAA
- the ettA gene encoding energy-dependent translational throttle protein EttA has translation MAVEPNKIIYSMIRVSKFHDKKPIIKDISLSYFYGAKIGVLGLNGSGKSTLLKILAGVDKDFQGETVLTPGHTIGYLEQDPLVDVTKTVREVVEEGVAETVALLKEFEDINAAFAEPMDDDAMNKLIERQGEVQEKLDACDAWDLDSRLDMAMDALRCPPADTPCNVLSGGERRRVALCRLFLQKPDIMLLDEPTNHLDAESVAWMEHFLHGYPGTVIAVTHDRYFLDNVAGWILELDRGRGIPWKGNYTSWLEQKQERLRQEEKSESERSKTLARELEWVRMSPRGRHAKSKARIAAYESLASQESDRLAKELEIFIPPGPRLGKNVIEAEGVSKGFDDRLLFENLTFTVPRGAIVGIIGPNGAGKTTMFRLITGQETVDSGAFKLGDTVQLAHVDQSREALDPEKSVFEVVGEGYDTIRLGNKDVNARAYIARFNFTGGDQQKKVKVLSGGEKNRLHLALMLKSGANVLLLDEPTNDLDVNTLRALEEALLSFAGSALVISHDRWFLDRVATHILAFEGESQAVFFDGNFTEYEADRKARLGADADIPHRIKYRHFSRA, from the coding sequence ATGGCCGTAGAGCCCAATAAGATCATTTATTCAATGATCCGCGTCAGCAAGTTTCACGATAAAAAACCCATCATCAAGGACATCTCGCTGTCCTATTTCTACGGCGCCAAGATCGGCGTGCTGGGCCTGAACGGCTCGGGCAAATCCACCCTGCTCAAGATCCTGGCCGGCGTGGACAAGGATTTCCAGGGCGAGACCGTGCTCACCCCGGGCCATACCATCGGCTACCTGGAACAGGACCCGCTGGTGGACGTCACCAAGACCGTGCGCGAGGTGGTCGAGGAAGGCGTGGCCGAGACCGTGGCTTTGCTCAAGGAATTCGAGGACATCAACGCCGCCTTTGCCGAGCCCATGGACGACGACGCCATGAATAAGCTCATCGAGCGCCAGGGCGAGGTGCAGGAAAAGCTCGACGCCTGCGACGCCTGGGATCTCGACAGCCGCCTGGACATGGCCATGGACGCCCTGCGCTGCCCGCCGGCCGACACGCCTTGCAACGTGCTCTCCGGCGGCGAACGCCGCCGCGTGGCCCTGTGCCGGCTGTTCCTGCAAAAGCCCGACATCATGCTCCTCGACGAACCCACCAACCACCTGGACGCCGAGTCCGTGGCCTGGATGGAGCATTTCCTGCACGGCTACCCCGGCACGGTCATTGCCGTCACTCACGACCGCTACTTCCTGGACAACGTGGCCGGCTGGATTCTGGAACTCGACCGGGGCCGGGGCATCCCCTGGAAGGGCAACTACACCTCGTGGCTGGAGCAGAAGCAGGAGCGTCTGCGCCAAGAGGAAAAAAGCGAGAGCGAACGGTCCAAGACCCTGGCCCGGGAACTGGAATGGGTGCGCATGTCGCCGCGCGGCCGCCACGCCAAATCCAAGGCCCGTATCGCCGCTTACGAATCCCTGGCCTCCCAGGAATCCGACCGTCTGGCCAAGGAACTGGAAATCTTCATCCCGCCCGGACCGCGCCTGGGCAAGAACGTCATCGAGGCCGAGGGCGTGTCCAAGGGCTTCGACGACCGCCTGCTCTTTGAGAATCTGACCTTCACCGTGCCGCGCGGCGCCATCGTCGGCATCATCGGCCCCAACGGCGCGGGCAAGACCACCATGTTCCGCCTCATCACCGGCCAGGAAACCGTGGACAGCGGAGCCTTCAAGCTCGGCGACACCGTGCAGCTGGCCCACGTGGACCAGAGCCGCGAGGCGCTCGATCCCGAGAAGTCGGTCTTCGAGGTGGTGGGCGAAGGCTATGACACCATCCGGTTGGGCAACAAGGACGTCAACGCCCGGGCCTACATCGCCCGCTTCAACTTCACCGGCGGCGACCAGCAAAAAAAGGTCAAGGTGCTCTCCGGCGGCGAGAAAAACCGCCTGCACCTGGCCCTTATGCTCAAAAGCGGCGCCAACGTCCTGCTGTTGGACGAACCGACCAACGATCTTGACGTCAACACCCTGCGCGCCCTGGAAGAGGCCCTGCTCTCCTTTGCCGGCTCGGCCCTGGTGATCAGCCACGACCGCTGGTTCCTGGACCGCGTGGCCACCCACATCCTGGCCTTCGAGGGCGAGAGCCAAGCTGTCTTCTTTGACGGCAACTTCACCGAGTACGAGGCCGACCGCAAGGCGCGCCTGGGAGCCGACGCCGATATCCCCCACCGCATCAAATACCGCCATTTCAGCCGCGCCTAG
- a CDS encoding methyl-accepting chemotaxis protein: MSHPTRDVIGPIPSAALAALAAANLSLALALSLSPDWLQSTPALLPLSAVGWSVLAVWGATVYARLSRLARTAVAATGTLDALAAGNLAATPPPVGLAARNRFRDFCVSDKNAVTTIAAYSREFESSSSAASAMAAASKGDAAAIDARARQLAQDMETMDAAADDTAAHIASVAASVEQTRQASDEIAASVDRAREAVERAAEAARRNAVEIAGLGERAATGATGLRQVADSIVGVRDQAANLQRDMAALGRDSQSIGEVLGVIADIADQTNLLALNAAIEAARAGESGRGFAVVADEVRKLAEKTMTATRDVGAAIASIQAMAKGNVAATEQAVAAVEASARLAEEQIAGAEGLMRAMGDVGGEVGAIAETVDSLRDMIFTSSSATEEHSQATAAIAESLSGAARIAEDMRGQARHGLDAARDISGRAADVAQSVAGMAAASQQVNSSSRELTRLTGLLADQIGQFELGRPPFDIAAVKTAHLAWRARLESILLGHIHLDPSEVADHHQCQFGKWYDADGRRSFAGHPIFDEIGRHHEQVHALARRIAALVNQGQSGEASALMEQFEAVRVSLFHALNQLYLEKTA; the protein is encoded by the coding sequence ATGTCTCACCCGACCCGCGACGTTATCGGGCCGATCCCATCCGCCGCCCTGGCCGCCCTGGCTGCCGCCAACCTGAGCCTTGCCCTAGCCCTGTCCCTGTCCCCCGATTGGCTCCAATCCACGCCCGCCCTGCTCCCGCTGTCCGCCGTGGGCTGGAGCGTGCTGGCCGTCTGGGGCGCGACGGTTTACGCGCGCCTGTCCAGACTGGCCCGAACCGCCGTTGCCGCCACGGGCACGCTGGACGCCCTGGCCGCCGGCAATCTGGCCGCCACGCCGCCGCCCGTGGGCCTGGCCGCCCGCAACCGCTTCCGCGACTTTTGCGTGAGTGACAAAAACGCCGTCACCACCATCGCCGCCTATTCCCGGGAGTTCGAGTCCAGCTCCAGCGCGGCCAGCGCCATGGCCGCCGCCTCCAAGGGCGACGCCGCCGCCATCGACGCCAGGGCCCGCCAACTCGCCCAGGACATGGAAACCATGGACGCCGCCGCCGACGACACCGCCGCCCACATCGCCTCGGTGGCCGCCTCGGTGGAACAGACGCGCCAAGCCAGCGACGAGATCGCCGCCAGCGTGGACCGGGCCAGGGAGGCCGTGGAACGCGCCGCCGAGGCGGCCCGACGAAACGCCGTGGAGATCGCCGGCCTTGGGGAACGCGCCGCGACGGGCGCCACCGGCCTGAGGCAAGTGGCCGACTCCATAGTCGGCGTGCGCGACCAGGCAGCCAATCTCCAGCGCGACATGGCCGCGCTGGGGCGCGACAGCCAATCCATCGGCGAAGTGCTCGGGGTCATCGCCGACATCGCCGACCAGACCAACCTGCTCGCGCTTAATGCCGCCATCGAGGCGGCCCGGGCCGGTGAATCCGGCCGGGGGTTCGCCGTAGTGGCCGACGAAGTCCGCAAGCTGGCCGAAAAGACCATGACCGCGACCAGAGACGTGGGCGCGGCCATCGCCTCCATCCAAGCCATGGCCAAGGGCAACGTGGCGGCCACCGAGCAGGCCGTGGCGGCTGTCGAAGCCAGCGCCCGGCTGGCCGAGGAGCAGATCGCCGGGGCCGAGGGCCTCATGCGGGCCATGGGCGACGTGGGCGGCGAGGTGGGGGCCATCGCCGAGACCGTGGACAGCCTGCGAGACATGATCTTCACCAGCTCCAGCGCCACGGAAGAGCATTCCCAGGCCACGGCCGCCATTGCCGAAAGCCTGTCCGGCGCGGCCCGCATCGCCGAGGACATGCGCGGACAGGCTCGCCATGGCCTGGACGCGGCCCGGGACATCTCCGGCCGGGCGGCCGACGTGGCCCAGTCCGTGGCCGGCATGGCCGCCGCCTCCCAGCAGGTCAATTCCTCGTCCCGGGAGCTGACGCGCCTCACCGGCCTGCTGGCCGACCAGATCGGCCAATTCGAGCTTGGCAGGCCGCCCTTTGACATCGCCGCCGTCAAAACGGCTCACCTGGCCTGGCGGGCCAGGCTCGAATCCATCCTACTCGGCCACATCCACCTTGATCCCTCGGAAGTGGCCGACCATCACCAGTGCCAGTTCGGCAAGTGGTACGATGCCGACGGCCGCCGTTCCTTCGCCGGCCACCCGATTTTCGACGAGATCGGCCGCCATCACGAGCAGGTCCATGCCCTGGCCCGCCGCATTGCCGCTCTTGTCAACCAGGGCCAAAGCGGCGAGGCCTCGGCGCTCATGGAGCAATTCGAGGCCGTGCGGGTTTCCCTGTTTCACGCCCTCAACCAACTCTACCTGGAAAAAACGGCCTGA
- a CDS encoding sigma-54-dependent Fis family transcriptional regulator: MASKTLNLQLHCLQAISGIIDQALDLEQSLQDILRILAETLSMKRATITLVDRSTGKLVISVSQGLSPEEKRRGVYGLSEGVTGLIFQTAEPYVVPDIRHEPLFLNKTQSRKIERDRISFVGVPIILHGQPIGVLNVDRLFGDEVDYNEDVAFLTVVATLIGQFMSLNEKYEAKVEVLKRENVSLKFKLSQESRGLYIVGRSLAMQDVQRQIEKVAPTRATVLLLGESGTGKTLIGRIIHDLSERKDYPFIKVNCASIPENLLESELFGYEKGAFTGADQTKPGRFEEANKGTIFLDEIGELPLGLQAKLLRVLQDKEFERLGSNKTRQVDVRILAATNKDLAALAEVGSFRPDLYYRLNVFPLQTPPLRERKEDIQSLIIHFLNKVSKEYARNLTFSTEALAVLKEYDWPGNVREMENLVERLVILAENERIDADLIRPYLTIPSRDDSYEAEYGGEGEGAPSLKSLEKSVIIDALRRHGGIQHKAARELGITPRQMGYRVKKFNLESMVAVQRVKNR, translated from the coding sequence AGGACATCCTGCGCATCCTGGCCGAGACGCTTTCCATGAAGCGGGCCACCATCACCCTGGTGGACCGCTCCACGGGCAAGCTGGTCATCAGCGTCTCCCAGGGGTTGTCCCCCGAGGAGAAGCGGCGCGGGGTCTACGGCTTAAGCGAAGGCGTCACCGGGCTCATTTTCCAGACCGCCGAGCCGTACGTGGTGCCGGACATCCGCCATGAGCCGCTGTTTCTCAACAAGACACAGTCGCGCAAGATCGAGCGTGACCGCATCTCCTTTGTCGGCGTGCCCATCATCCTCCACGGCCAGCCTATTGGCGTGCTCAATGTGGACCGGCTTTTCGGCGACGAGGTGGACTACAATGAGGACGTGGCCTTTCTGACGGTGGTGGCCACGCTCATTGGCCAGTTCATGAGCCTCAACGAGAAATACGAGGCCAAGGTCGAGGTGCTCAAGCGCGAGAACGTTTCGCTGAAGTTCAAGCTTTCCCAGGAATCCCGGGGGCTGTACATCGTCGGGCGCAGCCTGGCCATGCAGGATGTCCAGCGCCAGATCGAAAAGGTCGCCCCGACCCGGGCCACGGTGCTGCTGCTTGGCGAATCCGGCACCGGCAAGACGCTTATTGGCCGCATCATCCATGACCTGTCCGAGCGCAAGGACTATCCCTTCATCAAGGTCAACTGCGCCTCGATCCCGGAAAACCTGCTGGAATCGGAACTTTTTGGCTACGAAAAGGGCGCGTTCACCGGTGCGGACCAGACCAAGCCCGGCCGTTTCGAGGAAGCCAACAAGGGCACGATCTTCCTCGACGAGATCGGCGAGCTGCCCCTGGGCCTTCAGGCCAAGCTCCTGCGCGTGCTCCAGGACAAGGAATTCGAGCGGCTTGGCAGCAACAAAACCCGGCAGGTGGACGTGCGGATCCTGGCCGCCACCAACAAGGATCTGGCCGCCCTGGCCGAGGTCGGCTCGTTTAGGCCGGACCTTTATTACCGCCTCAACGTCTTTCCCTTGCAGACCCCGCCGCTTCGGGAGCGCAAGGAGGACATCCAAAGCCTCATCATCCATTTCCTCAACAAGGTTTCCAAGGAATACGCCCGCAACCTGACCTTTTCCACAGAGGCCCTGGCCGTGCTCAAGGAGTACGACTGGCCTGGCAACGTGCGCGAGATGGAAAACCTGGTGGAGCGGCTGGTTATCCTGGCGGAAAACGAGCGTATCGACGCCGACCTCATCCGGCCCTATCTCACCATCCCCAGCCGCGACGACAGCTACGAGGCCGAGTACGGCGGCGAAGGCGAGGGCGCGCCGTCGCTCAAAAGCCTGGAAAAGTCCGTTATCATCGACGCCCTGCGCCGCCATGGCGGCATCCAGCACAAAGCGGCCAGGGAGCTTGGCATCACGCCCCGCCAGATGGGCTACCGCGTGAAGAAATTCAATCTGGAGTCCATGGTGGCCGTGCAGCGGGTGAAGAACCGCTGA